A genome region from Hoplias malabaricus isolate fHopMal1 chromosome 8, fHopMal1.hap1, whole genome shotgun sequence includes the following:
- the hcar1-3 gene encoding hydroxycarboxylic acid receptor 3, translated as MSSNNTDTHCGLQVQNLVASILPTVLIIELLLGLPGNLLALWVFCRHLKSWKPNVVFLFNLVLADFLLLVSLPFRIHYLMQLENWVFGNAWCRINLFMLAVNRSASIGFMTTVGVDRYFKVVHPHHKVNFISSLQAAGIACFIWIVVISLRLPLLTCDLLIKQDNISFCRSFNPYKNPEPEILLHYIMYLGEFFLCLIILFFCSFRIFYILHHRHLDKKKKSRQAIRIVIVIIAVFIVCFCPGVATGLNGLYLKTLEEKYCEEFRLNGQLFVLALGFTYLNSVLDPIIYGFCSSMFRDAVKSAINQLGLVQLELSHSGRTLSGSGNENRGDSGRNIT; from the coding sequence ATGTCCTCCAATAATACTGATACTCATTGTGGCTTGCAAGTTCAGAACCTGGTGGCCTCTATCCTCCCAACTGTGCTCATCATTGAGCTCCTGCTGGGCCTGCCAGGAAATCTGTTGGCACTGTGGGTCTTCTGTCGCCACCTTAAGTCCTGGAAACCCAATGTTGTGTTTCTCTTCAATCTAGTCCTAGCTGACTTCCTGCTCTTGGTGAGCTTGCCATTCCGGATTCATTATCTTATGCAATTGGAAAACTGGGTGTTTGGTAATGCCTGGTGTCGGATCAACCTCTTCATGCTTGCAGTGAACAGATCAGCGAGCATCGGCTTCATGACCACTGTGGGTGTGGATCGATACTTTAAAGTAGTCCATCCACACCACAAAGTGAACTTCATCAGCTCGCTGCAAGCTGCTGGTATCGCTTGCTTCATTTGGATTGTGGTGATATCACTGCGGCTTCCACTACTGACCTGTGATCTGCTGATTAAACAGGACAATATCTCTTTTTGTCGAAGCTTCAACCCCTATAAAAACCCAGAACCAGAGATATTGCTCCATTACATAATGTATTTGGGTGAATTTTTTCTCTGTCTGATCATCTTGTTCTTCTGTTCCTTCAGAATTTTCTATATCTTACATCACCGTCATTTGGACAAAAAGAAGAAATCACGGCAGGCTATTAGGATTGTCATTGTAATCATTGCAGTTTTTATAGTATGTTTTTGCCCTGGTGTTGCCACAGGACTCAATGGACTCTATTTGAAGACATTGGAGGAAAAATACTGTGAAGAATTTAGACTGAACGGACAATTGTTTGTTTTGGCTCTTGGATTTACCTACCTGAATAGTGTGTTGGATCCAATAATATACGGTTTTTGCAGCTCCATGTTCCGGGATGCTGTGAAAAGCGCTATTAATCAGCTTGGACTTGTACAACTAGAACTCAGTCACAGTGGCAGGACACTAAGTGGAAGTGGGAATGAAAATCGTGGTGATTCTGGAAGGAATATTACATGA
- the haao gene encoding 3-hydroxyanthranilate 3,4-dioxygenase gives MTNESLHINVNKWITENEKSFLPPVCNKLMFFHQLNIMFVGGPNIRKDYHIEEGEELFYQVRGDMVLKVIENGIHKDVPIREGEMFLLPARIPHSPQRKANTVGLVVERRRLHSETDCLRFHVDKSTDILFERWFYCENLGTQLVPVIEEFMASKQHKTGKPDPADPIKPAPYTLNSMNVMTPFCFKDWIDKHKPALVSGRPVDMFGAQFETESIIYGPGETEPSQRATDGWIWQLEGSSSVTMNGSEYKLTVGDCLLILGQTEYHWKRSKDSVALYVAQDPKRKRPY, from the exons ATGACTAACGAGTCTCTTCATATCAACGTAAACAAGTGGATTACAGAGAATGAGAAATCTTTCTTGCCTCCTGTTTGTAACAAATTAAT GTTCTTCCATCAGTTAAACATCATGTTTGTTGGTGGTCCCAACATTCGGAAGGATTACCACATAGAAGAGGGGGAAGAG CTGTTTTACCAAGTTCGAGGAGACATGGTCCTGAAAGTGATAGAGAATGGCATACACAAAGACGTTCCTATCCGTGAGGGAGAG ATGTTTCTGCTGCCAGCACGAATCCCCCACTCACCTCAGAGGAAGGCTAACACAGTGGGTCTTGTGGTGGAAAGGCGGAGACTGCATTCAGAGACAGACTGCCTACG GTTCCATGTGGATAAGAGTACAGACATCCTATTTGAACGCTGGTTTTACTGTGAGAACCTGGGGACACAACTAGTTCCAGTTATTGAGGA gtTTATGGCCTCAAAGCAGCATAAGACTGGGAAACCAGACCCAG CTGACCCCATCAAGCCGGCACCTTACACACTCAACAGTATGAACGTAATGACCCCATTCTGCTTCAAGGACTGGATAGACAAGCATAAGCCAGCACTGGTCAGCGGACGGCCCGTGGACATGTTTGGAGCTCAGTTTGAGACTGAG AGTATAATCTATGGTCCAGGAGAGACTGAGCCTTCCCAAAGAGCTACTGATGGCTGGATTTGGCAGCTG GAGGGATCCTCAAGTGTCACTATGAATGGTAGTGAGTACAAGCTCACTGTGGGAGATTGTCTTCTAATACTTGGACAGACTGA GTATCACTGGAAGAGGTCAAAGGATAGTGTGGCTTTATATGTTGCTCAGGACCCAAAGAGAAAAAGACCTTACTGA